One Streptomyces sp. L2 genomic window carries:
- a CDS encoding amino acid adenylation domain-containing protein, translated as MASALDNFGLPENGHHTRVRQWNDTTTAYPRNANVPGLFAEQAAARPEAVAVCQGAERATYRELHERVCELADHLITLGVKRGDVVGVLLERSIACVTAALAVMQAGAAYLPLDPHYPQHHVLQLLKDASVTVVVTSSNHRALVNGHAQAVDVHARISRTGVSDRVVVGPEDPAYVIFTSGSTGVPKGVVVPHRGPIRLVCQGDERLRLSAQDVLLATTSPTFDVSCFEYFGALLNGARLVLAQVDTLLAADALEEVLRTEQVSVMWLSAGLFHQMAKVCPQMFASLRCLIAGGDALSAEAVRRILAHGRPGAFLNGYGPTENSSLSTVHAITDLADAETVPIGTPVANSTAYVVREDGTVADVGEVGELWVGGDGVALGYLGDEELTAARFVPDRLGPQSAGGGGRLYKTGDLARWGDDGVLEFLGRRDRQVKVRGYRIELDEIEVHLSAHDQVREAAVIAPRGGDNDRLLAWVSPQSGTGAAQLPWKLREFLRDRLPVFMVPSPILVRDRMPLTRSGKIDRDRLTRDAEQLPTSLTNPAVSGQAPATETERAVADLWGDILGLREHIDRDTDFFELGGHSLQATRLAALCRSRFDLAPHHSRYLIRTLLSSPTVRTFAARIQEMLSAADRDTAEQPVDFEAASRLEPGLSFPTAPAQPPERRRVVLSGATGFLGTYLLDSLVRDNVATHVHCLVRADSEREGQQRLAARMRRYGLDFNQVRERVTVVPADLAVPRFGLSRSTFTALGEATDTLLHAGSRVNFAYPYAALEAINVGGTRTMLDLARTGEPKTFHYVSSIAVIAGFGIAGVRDVDEDTPLRFGDRISLGYPETKWVAERLVTQAAQQGLAVAIHRPYEITGTIRGGIWNTDTMMCALFRSIAETGLAPDIPLPLDFVPVDYTAQAITHILAHRPAQGLVHHITNAHDARLSLLVERLQARGYAVNTVPYDEWVTYMADLTAHDPSQPMAPFMPMFIEPARQASISVKEMYFAGTFPRFSRDNFEAGIADSGLSCPPVDADMLDTYLDYFVGSGFLAPPAPTNPAHVPV; from the coding sequence ATGGCAAGCGCACTGGACAACTTCGGCCTGCCCGAAAACGGCCACCACACCCGGGTCCGTCAGTGGAACGACACGACTACCGCCTACCCTCGCAACGCGAATGTCCCAGGCCTGTTTGCCGAGCAGGCTGCGGCCCGCCCGGAAGCGGTCGCCGTCTGCCAGGGCGCAGAGCGGGCGACCTACCGGGAACTGCACGAGCGGGTATGTGAGTTGGCCGACCATCTGATCACCCTCGGAGTGAAGCGCGGCGACGTGGTCGGAGTGCTGCTGGAACGATCCATCGCCTGCGTGACAGCGGCGCTCGCCGTGATGCAGGCCGGCGCAGCCTATCTGCCGCTGGATCCGCACTACCCCCAGCATCACGTGCTGCAGCTACTCAAAGACGCGAGCGTTACTGTCGTGGTCACCAGCAGCAATCACCGGGCGCTGGTGAACGGGCACGCTCAAGCGGTGGATGTTCATGCCCGGATATCGCGCACCGGGGTTTCGGACCGGGTTGTTGTCGGCCCTGAAGATCCCGCCTACGTGATCTTCACGTCGGGCTCCACCGGCGTGCCCAAGGGAGTGGTGGTGCCCCACCGCGGCCCCATCCGGCTGGTGTGCCAGGGCGATGAGAGGCTGCGGCTGTCGGCCCAGGACGTGCTGCTAGCCACGACCAGCCCGACCTTCGACGTGTCGTGCTTCGAGTACTTCGGGGCGCTGCTGAACGGTGCCCGGCTGGTACTGGCACAGGTGGACACCCTGCTGGCCGCCGACGCATTGGAGGAAGTGCTGCGCACCGAACAGGTGTCGGTGATGTGGCTCAGCGCGGGGCTGTTCCACCAGATGGCCAAGGTCTGCCCTCAGATGTTCGCCTCGCTGCGATGCCTGATCGCGGGCGGGGACGCGCTCTCGGCCGAGGCGGTGCGCCGCATCCTGGCCCACGGCCGTCCCGGGGCGTTTCTCAACGGTTACGGTCCGACGGAGAACTCGTCTCTGTCGACCGTACATGCGATCACCGACCTGGCGGACGCCGAGACGGTGCCGATCGGCACACCGGTGGCCAACTCCACCGCGTATGTGGTGCGCGAGGACGGCACCGTGGCCGACGTGGGCGAGGTGGGAGAGCTGTGGGTTGGCGGTGACGGGGTGGCGCTCGGCTACCTCGGGGACGAGGAACTGACCGCAGCCCGGTTCGTGCCCGACCGTCTCGGCCCCCAAAGCGCTGGTGGTGGGGGCCGATTGTACAAGACCGGAGATCTGGCCCGGTGGGGGGACGATGGTGTATTGGAGTTCCTCGGGCGAAGAGACCGCCAGGTCAAGGTCCGCGGCTACCGCATCGAACTCGATGAGATCGAGGTCCATCTCAGCGCCCATGACCAAGTTCGCGAGGCTGCGGTCATCGCACCGCGGGGCGGCGACAACGACCGGCTCCTGGCCTGGGTGAGCCCGCAGTCCGGCACCGGTGCCGCCCAACTGCCCTGGAAGCTACGGGAGTTTTTGCGGGACAGGCTGCCGGTATTCATGGTGCCCAGCCCGATCCTGGTGCGTGACCGGATGCCTCTGACACGGTCGGGCAAGATCGACCGTGACCGACTGACCCGCGACGCCGAACAGCTCCCCACCAGCCTCACCAATCCCGCCGTATCCGGCCAGGCCCCCGCGACCGAGACGGAACGGGCCGTCGCCGACCTGTGGGGCGACATCCTGGGCCTGCGCGAACACATCGACCGCGACACCGACTTCTTCGAACTCGGGGGCCACTCCCTGCAGGCCACCCGGCTGGCCGCCCTGTGCCGGTCCCGCTTCGACCTGGCCCCGCACCACAGCCGCTACCTGATCCGGACCCTGCTCAGCAGTCCCACTGTGCGGACCTTCGCCGCCCGTATCCAGGAGATGCTGAGCGCCGCCGACCGCGATACCGCTGAGCAGCCGGTGGACTTCGAGGCAGCCTCCCGCCTCGAGCCCGGCCTGTCCTTCCCCACCGCACCCGCGCAGCCCCCTGAGAGGCGGCGGGTAGTCCTCAGCGGTGCCACCGGATTCCTGGGCACCTACCTGCTCGATTCCCTCGTCCGCGACAACGTCGCCACGCACGTGCACTGCCTCGTGCGCGCCGACAGCGAACGCGAAGGCCAACAACGGCTGGCGGCCCGCATGCGCCGGTACGGACTCGACTTCAACCAGGTCCGCGAGCGCGTCACTGTCGTGCCCGCCGATCTGGCCGTCCCACGCTTCGGCCTGAGCCGATCCACGTTCACCGCGCTCGGCGAAGCCACCGACACGCTGCTGCACGCCGGATCTCGCGTCAACTTCGCCTACCCCTATGCGGCGCTGGAAGCCATCAACGTGGGCGGCACCCGCACCATGCTCGACCTGGCCCGCACCGGTGAGCCCAAGACCTTCCACTACGTCTCCAGCATCGCCGTCATCGCCGGCTTCGGAATCGCCGGCGTACGCGACGTCGACGAGGACACCCCGCTGCGCTTTGGCGACCGCATCTCGCTGGGCTACCCAGAAACCAAATGGGTCGCCGAACGGCTGGTCACCCAAGCAGCCCAGCAAGGACTCGCCGTCGCTATCCACCGCCCGTACGAGATCACCGGAACGATCCGGGGCGGCATCTGGAACACCGACACCATGATGTGCGCCCTGTTCCGCAGCATCGCCGAGACCGGCCTGGCCCCCGACATCCCGCTCCCGCTGGACTTCGTCCCCGTCGACTACACCGCCCAGGCCATCACACACATCCTCGCCCACCGGCCCGCTCAAGGGCTGGTGCACCACATCACCAACGCCCACGACGCCCGCCTGTCCCTCCTGGTCGAACGGCTCCAGGCCCGCGGCTACGCCGTGAACACCGTGCCCTACGACGAATGGGTCACCTACATGGCCGACCTGACCGCCCACGACCCCAGCCAGCCCATGGCACCGTTCATGCCCATGTTCATCGAACCGGCCCGCCAAGCCAGCATCTCGGTCAAGGAGATGTACTTCGCCGGTACCTTCCCCCGCTTCAGCCGCGACAACTTCGAAGCAGGCATCGCCGACTCCGGCCTGTCCTGCCCACCGGTCGACGCTGACATGCTCGACACCTACCTCGACTACTTCGTCGGCTCCGGCTTCCTCGCGCCCCCCGCTCCCACGAACCCTGCGCACGTGCCCGTCTGA
- a CDS encoding FAD-dependent oxidoreductase, with the protein MRIAVIGAGIAGLTAAWLLEEEHDVTVYEATGRPGGNIRTVGVPTGQGTTIPIDLGAQMLSPTAYPHHTALRRALDITDADTTEVSLTTTLLHTGRDKPVLVTPHAPTDTKTDRTPVTGPAWDTLGAFLAAASQLESEDGPHTTTVADLAASLSLPEPLLKDTVLAWCASFVDCTLDQAARMPARAAAAWATRTPPEQAGTAPTWHVLTDGLTTVIHRLARALQGRILYNTAIRHISLTTGQPAVHGADGTTTPYDAVVLALPAPQAARLLHGCPELGEPAAALADFTYVPTTVALHHDPVHMPCDRTHWSAVCTTSDGHWAEMTAWLGAVGSTDIFKSWITHRTPPRDIIASAHFSQLLPTVPGHHAARTLRTRQGRHGVYYTGSYMHDADSQEGAVQSALDAVTALGASGTRRAALGQ; encoded by the coding sequence ATGCGCATCGCCGTCATCGGGGCAGGGATCGCCGGACTCACCGCGGCCTGGCTCCTGGAAGAAGAGCACGACGTCACCGTCTACGAGGCCACGGGCCGACCGGGCGGCAACATCCGCACCGTAGGCGTTCCCACCGGCCAAGGGACGACCATCCCCATCGACCTCGGCGCCCAGATGCTCTCCCCCACCGCCTACCCCCACCACACCGCCCTGCGCCGGGCACTGGACATCACCGACGCCGACACCACAGAGGTCTCCCTGACCACCACGCTCCTGCACACCGGCCGGGACAAACCGGTACTCGTCACCCCCCACGCCCCCACCGACACCAAGACCGACCGCACGCCGGTCACCGGACCGGCCTGGGACACGCTCGGCGCCTTCCTGGCCGCGGCCTCCCAACTGGAGAGCGAGGACGGCCCGCACACCACCACCGTGGCCGATCTCGCCGCCTCCCTCTCGCTGCCCGAACCGCTCCTGAAGGACACCGTGCTGGCCTGGTGCGCGTCCTTCGTCGACTGCACCCTGGACCAGGCCGCCCGCATGCCCGCCCGCGCCGCCGCTGCCTGGGCCACCCGCACCCCGCCCGAACAGGCCGGCACCGCACCGACATGGCACGTCCTCACAGACGGCCTCACCACCGTCATTCACCGTCTCGCGCGGGCTCTGCAGGGCCGGATCCTGTACAACACCGCCATCCGGCACATCAGCCTCACTACGGGACAACCCGCCGTGCACGGCGCCGACGGAACCACGACACCCTATGACGCGGTGGTCCTGGCCCTGCCGGCCCCCCAGGCCGCCCGCCTGCTGCACGGCTGCCCGGAACTGGGCGAACCGGCCGCCGCCCTGGCGGACTTCACCTACGTTCCCACCACGGTCGCCCTCCACCACGACCCCGTGCACATGCCTTGCGACCGCACACACTGGTCCGCCGTCTGCACTACCAGTGACGGACACTGGGCCGAAATGACCGCCTGGCTCGGCGCCGTGGGCAGCACCGACATCTTCAAGAGCTGGATCACCCACCGCACTCCACCCAGAGACATCATCGCCAGCGCACACTTCAGCCAGCTCCTCCCCACGGTCCCCGGCCACCACGCCGCACGCACCCTTCGAACCCGACAGGGCCGACACGGCGTCTACTACACCGGCAGTTACATGCACGACGCCGACAGCCAAGAAGGCGCCGTCCAGTCGGCCCTCGACGCCGTCACGGCGCTGGGCGCTTCCGGCACCCGCCGCGCCGCCCTCGGGCAGTAA
- a CDS encoding amino acid adenylation domain-containing protein, with protein sequence MTLHTNQVQSWNATRTEYPRGATVPDLFEEQVRRSPQSVAISPENGADITYAELSKRVERVAGALAGQGVGMGDIVAVALERSVEGYVAILGILRLGAVYLPVDLAFPPGRIEGILADADCRWAVTSQRYAHLLPSKVTAVDIGRLPQAVAPPVPGELSAESPAYVLYTSGSTGEPKGVIIAHRGIVRLVRNTDLIGFTADDVVCGTVNLTFDLSVLDLFGPLLNGARLFVPAKETLLSAAALDRVLAQHRVTVMWLGAALFHQMAAQRPEMFRNLRCLIAGGDALNPGAVRAILDKGRPGQLIDGYGPTENTSLSTAHIVEDLPPEAESVPIGRPISNSTAYVVRTDGTLADVGEEGELWVGGDGVALGYLNEPGLTAERFVPDRFSPDGHGLLYRTGDMGRWRADGVIEFLGRRDRQMKLGGFRVELREIEIVLAAHPQVKEAVVEVRETAGENKRLLGWVVAGDDAERRTLPMLLRQYLRDRLPVFMVPHEIKTVDAMPINASGKVDRATLLSDDSQTDIPLAENERPQDGTERAVAEVWQLVLGITAVRRTDDFFGLGGTSLQAAQVAAAISHRVALDARHGRYLIRTLLDNATVVSFTERIDSLLAGSTDPVAEPAVDFAREAQLPGTLRFDAPLVADVCDPHRVLLTGATGFQGGFLLDQLVKSGVREVWCLVRASDADAARRRLAGRMRRYGLDYDAVKDHVIPVPGDISRPRLGLSDEAFDDIARSVDAIVHSGSLINFAYPYSSMKRTNVDGVLTLLDLATTHRRKPFHHVSTIITLVGFGTADVRYVMEDQPLAHAERISLGYAESKWVAERLVSEAAARGLPVSIYRPYEISGTRDRGIWNTDTLMCAWFRTIAETGLAPDVELPLDFVPVDYTAEAIVHILHTQRPDGRVYNLTNPHDGRLSLLVDRLRHMGYRVKKIPYGEWVDMVTELTREDPHHPMTAFMPMFNEGAADTAITVKEMYFAEIFPQFSRTNLERATQGAGLDLPSVDATLIDLYLRYFVESGFLTPPPSSPDRAALIPAPQEDHAVQDPAEHIRHAIQQLQPDMAAHVRDNALYKEAMAGTLGIGHLRRLIAAELHAQPSEIAAFTHLAQRSRNDTARQLFSGVAEAITAARSSLHAAAAALDIPAEGPDRPCPPEGAETFAEFISWLGLQAPIGAAAAALRTDLMLWCAVCAELDTALSRGNTPVPEPVRAYVAAYRQAPPQIIQACTEVITIAVDDGEDLTTIAHTAHRIDPVLQSYWRSLSPTAQS encoded by the coding sequence ATGACCCTTCACACTAATCAGGTTCAGTCGTGGAACGCCACCCGGACCGAATACCCCAGGGGCGCGACCGTTCCGGACCTGTTCGAGGAGCAGGTCCGGCGCAGCCCCCAGTCCGTCGCGATCTCCCCGGAGAACGGCGCGGACATCACCTACGCGGAACTCTCGAAGCGCGTGGAGCGCGTCGCCGGTGCCCTGGCCGGGCAGGGAGTCGGCATGGGCGACATCGTCGCCGTGGCGCTCGAAAGGTCCGTGGAAGGCTACGTCGCGATTCTGGGCATCCTCCGGCTCGGAGCGGTGTACCTTCCGGTCGACCTCGCCTTCCCGCCGGGCCGGATCGAGGGCATCCTCGCCGACGCCGACTGCCGCTGGGCGGTGACCTCCCAGCGGTACGCCCACCTGCTGCCCTCCAAGGTGACCGCGGTCGACATCGGCCGGCTGCCCCAGGCAGTGGCACCACCGGTACCGGGAGAGCTCTCCGCCGAGAGCCCGGCCTACGTGCTCTACACGTCCGGATCCACAGGTGAGCCGAAGGGCGTCATCATCGCGCACCGCGGCATCGTCCGGCTGGTACGGAACACCGATCTGATCGGTTTCACCGCGGACGACGTGGTCTGCGGCACCGTGAACCTGACCTTCGACCTCTCGGTCCTGGACCTGTTCGGCCCCCTGCTCAACGGGGCCCGGCTGTTCGTGCCGGCCAAGGAGACCTTACTGTCGGCCGCGGCCCTGGACCGCGTGCTGGCCCAGCACCGGGTGACGGTGATGTGGCTGGGCGCGGCACTCTTCCACCAGATGGCGGCGCAGCGGCCCGAGATGTTCCGCAACCTGCGCTGTCTCATCGCCGGAGGGGACGCGCTCAACCCCGGTGCGGTGCGCGCCATCCTGGACAAAGGCCGGCCGGGTCAGCTGATCGACGGGTACGGACCCACCGAGAACACCTCCCTGTCCACCGCGCACATCGTCGAGGACCTCCCGCCGGAGGCGGAGTCGGTGCCCATCGGACGGCCGATCTCCAACTCCACCGCGTACGTGGTCCGGACTGACGGCACCCTGGCCGACGTCGGTGAGGAGGGAGAGCTGTGGGTCGGCGGGGACGGTGTGGCGCTCGGATACCTCAACGAGCCAGGACTGACCGCCGAGCGGTTCGTTCCCGACCGGTTCTCCCCGGACGGGCACGGCCTTCTCTACCGCACCGGTGACATGGGCCGATGGCGGGCCGACGGAGTCATCGAGTTCCTCGGCCGCCGTGACCGGCAGATGAAACTCGGCGGATTCCGGGTCGAGCTGCGCGAGATCGAGATCGTGCTGGCCGCACATCCCCAGGTGAAGGAAGCGGTCGTCGAGGTCAGGGAGACCGCGGGAGAGAACAAGAGACTGCTCGGCTGGGTGGTGGCCGGCGACGACGCGGAGCGGCGGACCCTGCCCATGCTGCTGCGCCAGTACCTGCGGGACCGGCTTCCCGTCTTCATGGTGCCGCACGAGATCAAGACCGTTGACGCGATGCCCATCAACGCCAGCGGGAAAGTGGACCGGGCCACGCTGCTCTCCGACGACAGTCAGACGGACATCCCCCTGGCCGAGAACGAACGGCCCCAGGACGGAACCGAGAGGGCCGTGGCCGAGGTGTGGCAACTCGTCCTCGGCATCACCGCGGTGCGCCGCACCGACGACTTCTTCGGCCTGGGAGGCACCTCGCTGCAGGCCGCGCAGGTCGCCGCGGCGATCAGCCACCGCGTCGCACTGGACGCGCGGCACGGCAGGTACCTGATCCGTACCCTGCTCGACAACGCCACCGTCGTCTCCTTCACCGAGCGGATCGACTCCCTACTGGCAGGCTCGACCGATCCCGTCGCGGAACCGGCCGTCGACTTCGCCCGCGAAGCACAGCTGCCAGGCACCCTGCGCTTCGACGCACCGCTGGTGGCGGACGTGTGCGACCCGCATCGCGTACTGCTCACCGGCGCCACCGGCTTCCAGGGCGGCTTCCTGCTGGACCAGCTGGTCAAGTCCGGGGTCCGCGAGGTGTGGTGCCTGGTCCGCGCGTCCGACGCCGACGCGGCCCGGCGCCGGCTCGCCGGCCGGATGCGGCGCTACGGACTCGACTACGACGCGGTCAAGGACCACGTCATCCCGGTTCCCGGCGACATCTCCCGCCCCCGCCTGGGCCTCAGCGACGAAGCCTTCGACGACATCGCGAGGTCGGTGGACGCGATCGTGCACTCGGGGTCGCTGATCAACTTCGCCTATCCGTACAGCTCCATGAAGCGCACCAACGTCGACGGCGTCCTCACGCTCCTCGACCTCGCCACCACGCACCGCCGCAAGCCGTTCCACCATGTCTCCACCATCATCACGCTGGTCGGATTCGGCACCGCCGACGTCCGCTACGTGATGGAGGACCAGCCCCTGGCCCACGCCGAACGGATCTCACTGGGCTACGCGGAGAGCAAATGGGTCGCCGAGCGCCTGGTGAGCGAGGCCGCCGCACGCGGCCTGCCGGTCTCCATCTACCGGCCGTACGAGATCAGCGGCACCCGGGACCGCGGCATCTGGAACACCGACACCCTCATGTGCGCGTGGTTCCGCACCATCGCGGAGACCGGACTGGCACCGGATGTCGAACTGCCGCTGGACTTCGTCCCCGTCGACTACACCGCCGAGGCCATCGTCCACATCCTGCACACCCAGCGGCCCGACGGGCGGGTGTACAACCTGACTAACCCCCACGACGGACGGCTGTCCCTGCTCGTGGACCGGCTTCGCCACATGGGCTACCGGGTCAAGAAGATCCCCTACGGGGAATGGGTCGACATGGTCACCGAACTCACCCGCGAAGACCCGCATCACCCCATGACCGCCTTCATGCCCATGTTCAACGAGGGCGCGGCAGACACCGCCATCACCGTCAAGGAGATGTACTTCGCGGAGATCTTCCCCCAGTTCTCCCGGACCAATCTTGAGCGCGCCACCCAGGGCGCCGGCCTGGACCTGCCGTCGGTGGACGCCACCCTCATCGACCTGTACCTGCGGTACTTCGTCGAATCCGGCTTCCTGACGCCGCCCCCCTCCTCACCGGACCGGGCCGCGCTCATCCCCGCACCCCAGGAGGACCACGCCGTGCAAGACCCAGCCGAGCACATCCGCCACGCCATCCAGCAACTCCAGCCCGACATGGCCGCGCACGTACGCGACAACGCGCTCTACAAGGAGGCGATGGCAGGCACCCTCGGCATCGGGCACCTGCGCCGTCTGATCGCCGCGGAACTCCACGCCCAGCCCTCGGAAATCGCCGCCTTCACCCACCTGGCACAACGCAGCCGGAACGACACCGCCCGACAGCTGTTCAGCGGCGTGGCCGAGGCGATCACCGCCGCCCGGTCCTCCCTGCACGCCGCGGCCGCCGCACTCGACATCCCCGCGGAAGGCCCCGACCGCCCCTGCCCGCCCGAAGGAGCGGAAACCTTCGCGGAGTTCATCTCGTGGCTGGGCCTGCAGGCCCCGATCGGCGCGGCTGCAGCGGCCCTGCGCACCGATCTCATGCTGTGGTGCGCGGTCTGCGCGGAACTCGACACCGCACTTAGCCGCGGCAACACCCCGGTACCCGAACCTGTCCGTGCCTACGTCGCGGCCTACCGGCAGGCCCCGCCCCAGATCATCCAGGCCTGCACCGAGGTGATCACCATCGCCGTCGACGACGGCGAGGACCTCACCACCATCGCCCACACCGCGCACCGAATCGACCCCGTACTCCAGTCCTACTGGCGCTCGCTGAGCCCGACCGCCCAGTCCTGA
- the speB gene encoding agmatinase, which yields MAHTAPRGPVDASHSPHFVGPATFSRLPRADQLDDPADIAVLGIPFDSGVTYRPGARFGPGAIREASRPLRPYNPAQETAPYDLVQVADAGDLAVNPFRVEEAIEAIEAGADELLAHGTRLMTLGGDHTITLPLLRSAAKRHGPVALLHFDAHLDTWDTYFDAPYTHGTPFRRAVEEGLLDTEALCHIGIRGPLFGRGDLTDDAKMGFGITTAADVMRRGVDEVSHQLRERIGDRPLYISADIDVLDPAHAPGTGTPEAGGLTSRELLEILRGLAGCRIVSADLVEVAPAYDHAEMTAVAAAHVSYDLITLMARRTEA from the coding sequence ATGGCGCACACCGCTCCGCGCGGGCCCGTCGACGCCTCCCACAGCCCCCACTTCGTCGGCCCCGCGACGTTCTCCCGCCTGCCCCGCGCCGACCAGCTCGACGATCCCGCCGACATCGCCGTGCTCGGCATCCCCTTCGACAGCGGCGTCACCTACCGCCCCGGCGCCCGCTTCGGACCCGGCGCCATCCGGGAGGCCTCCCGCCCCCTGCGTCCCTACAACCCCGCCCAGGAGACCGCCCCCTACGACCTCGTCCAGGTCGCCGACGCCGGAGACCTGGCCGTCAATCCCTTTCGCGTCGAGGAAGCCATCGAGGCCATCGAGGCGGGCGCGGACGAACTCCTCGCCCACGGCACCAGGCTGATGACCCTGGGGGGCGACCACACCATCACCCTGCCCCTGTTGCGCTCGGCCGCCAAACGCCACGGGCCCGTCGCCCTGCTCCACTTCGACGCGCACCTCGACACCTGGGACACCTACTTCGACGCCCCTTACACCCACGGAACCCCGTTCCGCCGGGCGGTCGAGGAGGGCCTCCTCGACACCGAGGCGCTCTGCCACATCGGGATCCGCGGCCCCCTCTTCGGCCGCGGCGACCTGACCGACGACGCGAAAATGGGCTTCGGGATCACCACGGCCGCCGACGTCATGCGCCGCGGAGTCGACGAAGTCAGCCACCAGCTGCGCGAACGCATCGGCGACCGTCCCCTGTACATCTCCGCCGACATCGATGTCCTCGACCCGGCCCACGCCCCCGGCACAGGCACGCCCGAGGCCGGCGGCCTGACCTCGCGCGAGCTCCTGGAAATCCTGCGTGGCCTCGCCGGCTGCCGCATCGTCTCCGCCGACCTGGTCGAGGTCGCCCCCGCCTACGACCACGCCGAGATGACCGCCGTCGCCGCCGCCCACGTCTCCTACGACCTCATCACCCTCATGGCACGCCGGACAGAGGCGTGA
- a CDS encoding aminotransferase class I/II-fold pyridoxal phosphate-dependent enzyme — MSVRILTEEGQRFRRLSQSELTIAEPRHRTHGDFTGKQLRIAGRTVIDLSGLDYLALGSDPKVKELMRRNLQRHDCGIPGSEAIIRTWQVERLEQELAAYHFGVSAAAITFTAGYPVNFSLMEALGLRGNSFFLRMHADAVGDWPTAKAPTLFFVDSDLHFSARHGIRFATRLRPDRCSSRIYPTGDLARLEEQLQESQREVPGPAVRIILTDTVDSATGHETDMAPLCALAERYDCLVYADEAHAVGVIGPQGRGVTAKVENFDRYRNRLILMGTLTKAFCQPGGYVVLNDPDLAALLKLCSPQHVFSAPVPPWIADTARQMIPLVAGPHGDRRRRRLEHVSLTLREMLLDDGFDLVGNSASPIIALPLRRPELGEKVLHLLCDLGFVASVFQGPLRARGQEVLRLAMRADLTDGDLEALGEALNCCREKLHFT; from the coding sequence ATGAGCGTTCGGATTCTTACGGAAGAAGGACAGCGGTTCCGCCGGCTGTCACAGAGTGAGCTGACCATAGCCGAACCCCGGCACCGCACCCATGGAGATTTCACCGGCAAGCAGCTGCGGATAGCGGGACGCACGGTCATCGACCTCAGCGGGCTCGACTATCTCGCGCTCGGCTCCGATCCGAAAGTCAAGGAGCTGATGCGGCGCAACCTCCAGCGCCACGACTGCGGCATTCCAGGCAGCGAAGCGATCATCCGTACCTGGCAGGTCGAGCGGCTGGAACAGGAACTGGCCGCCTACCATTTCGGCGTATCCGCGGCCGCGATCACCTTTACGGCCGGCTACCCGGTGAACTTCTCGCTCATGGAAGCTCTCGGGCTGCGCGGCAACAGCTTCTTCCTGCGGATGCACGCCGACGCGGTGGGTGACTGGCCCACGGCCAAGGCTCCGACGCTGTTCTTCGTCGACTCCGATCTGCACTTCTCCGCCCGGCACGGCATCCGCTTCGCCACCCGGCTGCGCCCGGACCGCTGCAGCTCGCGGATCTACCCCACCGGGGACCTGGCACGCCTGGAGGAGCAACTTCAGGAGTCCCAGCGGGAAGTTCCCGGGCCCGCTGTGCGGATCATCCTCACCGACACCGTGGACTCCGCGACCGGCCATGAGACGGACATGGCTCCACTGTGCGCCCTGGCCGAGCGATACGACTGCCTGGTGTACGCGGACGAGGCCCACGCGGTCGGTGTCATCGGACCCCAAGGACGCGGCGTCACCGCGAAAGTGGAGAACTTCGACCGCTACCGCAACCGGCTCATCCTCATGGGCACCCTCACCAAGGCCTTCTGCCAGCCCGGCGGATACGTGGTACTCAACGACCCCGACCTCGCCGCGCTGCTGAAATTGTGCAGCCCCCAGCACGTCTTCTCCGCGCCCGTCCCCCCTTGGATCGCCGACACCGCCCGGCAGATGATCCCCCTGGTAGCCGGCCCACACGGTGACCGGCGCCGCCGACGGCTGGAACACGTCTCCCTGACCCTGCGGGAGATGCTCCTCGACGACGGCTTCGACCTTGTCGGCAACTCCGCGTCCCCCATCATCGCCCTGCCCCTGCGACGACCCGAACTGGGCGAGAAGGTACTCCACCTGCTGTGCGACCTCGGCTTCGTCGCATCGGTCTTCCAAGGCCCGCTGCGCGCACGCGGCCAAGAGGTCCTGCGCCTGGCCATGCGCGCGGACCTGACCGACGGCGACCTCGAAGCCCTGGGCGAAGCGCTGAACTGCTGTCGCGAGAAGTTGCACTTCACCTGA